One Natronomonas moolapensis 8.8.11 genomic region harbors:
- a CDS encoding protein kinase domain-containing protein has protein sequence MKGSVSKKSDSIPDGQLDQQSDPIDMLSRRHLLRTSASLGTAGIVGVATVAGQQEETFQANNDLVSLGLSPDYISSGRYASSLEFDGENRLKRPFRFSGYTPEEERLNYVETVESTRLSGEGWQGFSLIRTFEFNTETEYRIEQRSLVPPEEPLVLTEMILANTGEESLTIRRPDNHIHNGWVLAVVPPLANPEGTYRYSIDGDSPQSFAESDLWYTHELTDSTHFITQFADRYGITLSYLGGHTDPVQAITDNRGINGSDLEYENKSELPRSEENPPARVTEGFSVDTIDFGVDGLSLDAGKTASYTHSLSIHEGGDEAISRAEELTERASTLSDESPSISALTGEGNDSITGAVFRRFSNPGNSPLLLGLGGMMGAGATYLGYRRLRRDTSRDTSTEDNQESIGRQPTTESQEVSLSVDDYESLEIIETVRESDTVRVQKASPGETQVWVLTLTVEPNETLSASDINHFVDTVQPWSQIKPHPNLLSVVETGEEPVPWAAIEPADHPSLSGYIGQISVDTCSKWLKQICEALHHTSRYGLVYQNLTTDNLLLPDDSNVKLRGLLDEFEARNPWYMAPEEFDNTITEQSLVYRTGLVGYELLTGSLPYGSYPDGDPQTVVQSKECIALSERLESYQTALGDILSEALSPYPEDRHETVLHLRDEVEELRK, from the coding sequence ATGAAGGGCTCTGTTTCGAAAAAATCGGACTCAATCCCAGATGGACAGCTGGATCAACAAAGTGATCCTATAGACATGTTATCGAGACGGCATTTACTACGCACTTCAGCCTCCTTGGGTACTGCTGGGATAGTTGGCGTTGCTACGGTGGCTGGACAACAAGAAGAAACATTTCAAGCGAACAACGATCTGGTCAGTTTAGGGCTTTCTCCAGACTACATTAGTTCGGGTAGATATGCTTCATCGCTCGAATTTGATGGAGAAAACAGATTGAAAAGACCGTTTCGTTTCTCCGGATACACACCTGAGGAAGAGCGACTAAACTATGTCGAAACTGTCGAATCTACACGCCTCTCTGGCGAGGGCTGGCAGGGATTCTCACTAATACGAACCTTCGAATTCAATACGGAGACAGAATATAGGATTGAACAGCGCTCTCTTGTCCCGCCGGAGGAACCACTCGTTTTAACCGAAATGATACTTGCAAATACCGGAGAAGAGTCACTTACTATTCGGCGACCGGATAATCATATACACAACGGTTGGGTTCTTGCTGTTGTCCCGCCGCTTGCAAATCCTGAGGGAACGTATCGGTATTCTATTGATGGGGATTCCCCTCAGAGTTTTGCGGAGAGCGACCTCTGGTATACCCATGAATTGACCGATTCAACGCATTTCATTACCCAGTTTGCGGACCGATACGGAATCACGCTGAGTTATTTAGGTGGTCATACGGATCCGGTTCAAGCCATCACCGATAACCGGGGGATCAACGGCTCCGATCTAGAGTACGAGAATAAATCGGAGTTACCTCGAAGCGAGGAAAACCCACCTGCTCGTGTGACCGAGGGCTTCAGCGTCGATACCATTGATTTCGGTGTTGATGGCCTTTCGTTGGATGCCGGTAAAACCGCCTCATACACTCACTCGCTCAGTATTCATGAGGGGGGTGACGAAGCGATCAGCCGTGCAGAGGAACTTACCGAGAGAGCTAGCACTCTATCCGATGAGTCCCCCTCAATCTCTGCTCTTACTGGAGAGGGCAATGATTCGATAACTGGCGCGGTGTTCCGGCGCTTCTCAAACCCGGGGAATTCACCCCTACTATTGGGGCTTGGAGGAATGATGGGCGCTGGTGCAACGTATCTTGGATATCGAAGGCTACGCCGTGATACGAGTAGAGACACTTCTACAGAGGACAATCAAGAATCGATAGGACGACAACCGACTACCGAATCTCAAGAAGTATCTCTTTCAGTCGACGACTACGAATCGCTTGAAATCATTGAGACTGTTCGAGAGTCCGATACAGTTCGAGTACAGAAAGCATCACCCGGTGAAACCCAGGTATGGGTCCTTACGTTGACTGTAGAACCGAATGAAACACTCAGCGCCTCCGATATTAACCACTTCGTCGATACGGTCCAACCGTGGTCACAAATAAAGCCGCATCCGAATCTCTTGTCGGTAGTCGAGACTGGAGAGGAGCCTGTCCCATGGGCTGCAATTGAGCCGGCGGATCATCCCTCTCTCTCCGGCTATATCGGACAGATTTCGGTCGATACGTGTAGTAAGTGGCTTAAGCAGATCTGTGAAGCGTTACATCATACTTCCAGATACGGGCTGGTTTATCAGAATCTTACAACAGATAATCTCTTATTACCCGATGATTCTAACGTAAAACTTCGTGGGCTGCTTGACGAATTCGAAGCGCGTAACCCTTGGTATATGGCTCCTGAAGAATTCGATAATACAATAACCGAACAAAGTCTCGTGTATCGAACTGGGCTTGTCGGATACGAGCTATTAACTGGATCTCTTCCATATGGCTCGTATCCGGATGGAGATCCCCAGACTGTAGTTCAATCCAAGGAGTGTATAGCGTTATCCGAGCGATTGGAGTCTTACCAGACGGCACTCGGCGACATATTGTCAGAAGCTCTTTCGCCATATCCCGAAGATCGCCACGAGACCGTCCTTCATCTCCGGGACGAGGTTGAGGAACTCCGCAAATAG
- a CDS encoding NAD(P)/FAD-dependent oxidoreductase yields MKSQDHDVAIIGGSVSGLAAADNFVDLKKINEVRVFERQEYDDKRVDCGEAINDATLVPLEKNPSNGFLNNVTGFQLRVYTGTDRSSAEEPLGVSNLRCDAGYICDRDTVEQQWARRLSKKGVVFETGKSVTAGEYHDITEEYDYVVDATGQPSLTHKINDEVPDYTGDMVALNASVKGNFSDYIEYPRIFFEGYVGYSWSFPKSETHANVGIGWAGDQRPNDYMSALEAAAERNGFPVPAQEDVNIYTIPRGPSLEPQSVHIPEDNVFLVGDAAGIANRYQGEGICQGIRSANILAELIAEGRESVYPDVLFNNMKSEYRLARLMRGAWVEHEDPQLLASVAEALEGLTIDDITRQPRRVIGRVIQHPVVATQLVADSGMLKRLLNAYTDTWEYDTRKSV; encoded by the coding sequence ATGAAGTCACAAGATCATGATGTGGCCATCATCGGTGGCTCAGTATCGGGGTTGGCTGCAGCAGACAACTTCGTCGATTTGAAAAAAATAAACGAGGTACGTGTCTTTGAACGCCAGGAGTACGATGACAAACGGGTAGATTGTGGTGAGGCCATTAACGACGCTACCCTCGTCCCGTTGGAAAAAAATCCCTCGAATGGATTTCTTAATAACGTCACGGGGTTCCAACTACGAGTATACACGGGTACTGATCGGAGTTCCGCTGAGGAACCACTGGGAGTCTCGAATCTTAGGTGTGATGCAGGTTATATTTGTGACCGTGATACAGTGGAGCAGCAGTGGGCCCGAAGGCTCTCTAAGAAAGGAGTTGTTTTTGAAACTGGTAAATCAGTCACTGCGGGGGAATATCATGATATAACCGAAGAATATGATTATGTTGTGGACGCGACGGGTCAACCTTCCCTCACTCATAAGATCAACGATGAGGTTCCCGATTATACGGGGGACATGGTGGCTTTGAACGCCTCCGTGAAAGGAAACTTTTCTGACTACATTGAGTATCCTCGAATCTTCTTTGAAGGGTACGTCGGTTACTCTTGGTCGTTTCCAAAGTCGGAGACACATGCGAACGTTGGAATCGGGTGGGCAGGTGACCAACGACCGAATGATTACATGAGCGCGTTGGAGGCAGCAGCAGAGCGGAATGGCTTCCCGGTTCCAGCTCAGGAAGATGTGAATATCTATACGATCCCACGCGGTCCCAGTCTCGAACCCCAATCTGTTCACATTCCCGAGGACAACGTCTTCTTAGTGGGTGATGCGGCTGGTATAGCTAATCGGTATCAGGGAGAGGGTATCTGCCAAGGGATACGGTCAGCAAATATCCTCGCAGAACTGATTGCGGAGGGAAGAGAATCAGTCTATCCGGACGTATTGTTCAATAATATGAAATCTGAATATCGTCTCGCTCGGTTAATGCGAGGTGCGTGGGTGGAACATGAAGATCCTCAGCTACTTGCCAGTGTCGCTGAAGCACTGGAAGGATTGACTATCGATGATATCACTCGTCAACCTCGACGTGTGATTGGGCGTGTGATTCAACATCCAGTCGTTGCTACACAGTTGGTTGCTGATAGCGGGATGCTCAAGCGGCTGCTGAATGCGTACACTGACACCTGGGAATATGATACTAGAAAATCAGTGTAA
- a CDS encoding outer membrane protein assembly factor BamB family protein, whose translation MATGRGITRRDFIKLSIGTVGAGTVASGTATASSGNWPTFGHDEQNRHYNPDSSLDGDSASERWMLSIGDRASSGIPVIEGEVYFSDSSGLVYRVTEQGNTTTYDQGVGSLPSDLRLPSGTSTPTVTGGQLFVGGLDSHVYAIERDTGDTTWSFEADSAIYTSPTVIGDHVYVASADGTVYSVTRDSGDESWRYQVDGMIATVPCSIDDVLAVATRDGAIHIVDIATGEGTVALETDSEVFASPVATEGNIYSVTQRGAVYAIDSTGGTVQWEAELDRTVTRTPALTDDRLYVGTEGGTIVAIDIVTGDSLWETAVAGEITTGPVVTTDIIAAGTANGTIHAHSISEGEPLWTFDAGNAITTPLSVADDVLYFGTEIGTVYAITSSSGFAYTAQTFAGSAASRATATASEVPSPFLWISGGIGTLVAAGYTGKRLLNRGTSSESSTTLKGSKTNTMLSGDAPPIRDNKSMSDSTSKLLGDDVSYSDFDIKEQLGAGGSADVHKAQIMTDGTSQTVALKTPRTSGDDTVDASSFSEFFNEAELWNSIDDHDRIVTVHAWGETPLPWIAMEYMQGGTLHDNAASLSFENLFIELEGISEALHHAHRHGITHTDIKPANILFTESPTGGIGKLTDWGLANVLLDHSMSVHGLTPDYSAPEQVRPEMYGGTDDRTDIYQLGVVAYELFTGKLPYEGASYAGMVNSILNEDPQLPSELNPELPSELNEVLLTAIAREKSDRYETALHFRDDLRRVYHST comes from the coding sequence ATGGCAACCGGGAGGGGGATAACCCGACGGGATTTCATTAAGTTGAGTATCGGAACCGTTGGAGCAGGAACGGTTGCCTCCGGGACGGCCACAGCCAGCAGTGGTAACTGGCCAACGTTTGGTCACGACGAACAGAACCGTCACTACAACCCTGATTCAAGTCTAGATGGTGACTCCGCCTCGGAACGGTGGATGCTTAGTATCGGTGATAGGGCTAGTTCAGGTATCCCCGTAATCGAGGGGGAGGTGTATTTCTCTGACTCATCTGGCCTCGTTTATCGAGTTACCGAGCAGGGTAACACGACCACGTATGATCAAGGCGTTGGATCGCTTCCGTCGGATCTACGCCTTCCGAGTGGAACATCGACACCAACCGTTACTGGTGGGCAACTGTTTGTTGGCGGGCTCGACAGTCATGTATACGCGATTGAGCGCGATACGGGTGACACGACCTGGTCGTTCGAAGCCGATAGTGCCATCTATACCTCGCCGACAGTCATCGGGGATCATGTGTATGTAGCGTCAGCGGATGGAACAGTTTATTCCGTCACCCGGGATTCTGGAGACGAATCATGGCGCTACCAAGTTGATGGTATGATTGCTACCGTACCCTGCTCTATTGATGATGTATTAGCCGTGGCTACTCGAGACGGGGCTATTCATATAGTTGATATAGCCACTGGAGAAGGAACTGTTGCATTAGAGACAGACTCAGAAGTATTTGCGTCGCCAGTTGCTACCGAGGGTAATATATATTCTGTGACACAGAGAGGCGCTGTCTATGCTATTGACTCGACGGGAGGGACCGTTCAATGGGAGGCTGAATTAGATCGAACAGTTACCAGAACACCCGCACTGACTGACGATCGGCTATATGTTGGAACCGAGGGCGGAACGATAGTTGCTATTGATATAGTTACTGGTGACTCGCTTTGGGAAACTGCGGTGGCTGGTGAAATCACTACTGGACCCGTTGTGACTACTGATATAATCGCTGCCGGGACGGCGAATGGAACCATCCACGCGCACTCCATATCCGAGGGAGAGCCGCTATGGACATTTGATGCGGGAAATGCTATTACGACACCATTGAGTGTCGCCGATGACGTGTTGTATTTCGGTACAGAAATTGGCACAGTATACGCAATAACGAGTAGCTCCGGGTTCGCATATACTGCACAGACATTCGCTGGCTCAGCTGCATCGCGTGCGACGGCGACCGCTTCCGAAGTTCCTTCGCCGTTCCTCTGGATATCGGGCGGAATCGGAACACTCGTTGCAGCCGGGTACACTGGAAAGAGGCTGCTCAATAGGGGCACATCCAGTGAGTCATCGACGACACTCAAGGGCTCCAAGACAAATACAATGTTATCGGGCGATGCGCCTCCGATACGAGATAACAAATCAATGTCGGACAGCACGTCGAAATTACTCGGAGATGATGTCTCCTACAGTGACTTCGATATCAAAGAACAACTCGGAGCAGGTGGCTCTGCTGACGTCCACAAAGCCCAGATCATGACTGATGGAACATCGCAGACAGTAGCTCTGAAAACACCGCGGACGTCCGGTGATGATACCGTTGACGCGTCTTCGTTCTCGGAGTTCTTTAACGAGGCAGAGCTCTGGAATAGCATCGACGATCACGACCGCATCGTCACCGTTCACGCCTGGGGTGAGACACCCCTCCCGTGGATCGCAATGGAGTATATGCAAGGTGGAACGCTACACGACAACGCAGCATCGTTATCGTTTGAGAATCTCTTCATCGAACTCGAGGGGATTTCTGAGGCGCTCCACCATGCGCATCGACATGGAATCACGCACACGGACATCAAACCGGCGAATATTCTGTTCACCGAGTCGCCCACCGGTGGAATCGGAAAACTGACTGACTGGGGATTGGCGAATGTTCTGCTAGATCACTCCATGAGCGTACACGGACTGACGCCAGACTATTCAGCTCCTGAACAGGTTCGCCCCGAGATGTATGGCGGTACGGATGATCGAACGGATATCTACCAACTGGGAGTTGTCGCGTACGAACTATTTACCGGCAAACTCCCGTACGAAGGTGCGTCATACGCCGGTATGGTTAATTCGATTCTTAATGAAGATCCACAGTTACCCTCCGAGCTAAACCCGGAGTTGCCTAGCGAACTCAACGAGGTACTGCTAACCGCGATTGCCCGAGAGAAATCCGACCGCTACGAGACTGCGCTTCATTTCCGCGATGACCTGCGTCGGGTATATCATTCAACCTGA
- a CDS encoding serine/threonine protein kinase, which yields MVSSGTRPVPETIPSPPRRSFTYEDFDYEEPLGQGGNADVHRATIETDDGRLRLAIKTPRMKGTLHAEAVNQIVDEAKLWQQLDDHDHIVSVVDYGSEPLPWIGMEYMDGGHFGERIAGMDIRQKCWTALTITRAVRHAHDRGVAHLDLKPENILFREVEDAWDPPKVADWGLSKHLLDHSQSVEGISPQYAAPEQFDSEAYGDTDTATDIYQLGAVSYELFTERPPFTGQTFEIVNKIQNEYLAPPSEHADIPAALDEIILKALKRRKADRYEHVLYLRDDLKEVFESI from the coding sequence GTGGTCAGCAGTGGCACCCGCCCCGTTCCAGAGACGATTCCAAGTCCACCTCGACGCTCATTCACTTACGAGGACTTCGATTACGAAGAGCCACTCGGCCAGGGTGGAAACGCCGATGTCCACCGAGCTACCATCGAAACTGACGATGGTCGACTAAGACTGGCGATCAAAACACCCAGAATGAAGGGAACACTCCACGCTGAAGCTGTTAACCAAATAGTAGACGAAGCTAAATTATGGCAACAACTTGATGACCACGACCACATCGTTTCCGTTGTTGACTACGGGTCCGAGCCATTGCCATGGATCGGAATGGAGTACATGGATGGCGGGCATTTTGGCGAGCGTATTGCCGGGATGGATATACGGCAAAAATGCTGGACAGCGCTGACGATAACCCGTGCGGTACGTCACGCCCACGATCGCGGCGTCGCTCATCTTGATTTGAAGCCCGAGAATATTCTGTTTCGAGAGGTTGAGGATGCATGGGATCCACCAAAAGTTGCTGATTGGGGACTCTCAAAACACTTGCTTGACCACTCTCAAAGTGTTGAAGGGATCTCACCGCAGTACGCTGCTCCCGAGCAGTTTGATTCTGAAGCCTACGGTGACACCGATACCGCTACCGATATCTACCAGCTTGGGGCTGTATCGTACGAGCTCTTTACGGAGCGACCACCGTTCACGGGCCAGACATTCGAGATAGTAAACAAGATTCAAAATGAATACTTGGCTCCGCCGAGCGAGCATGCTGATATCCCAGCAGCACTCGACGAAATTATTCTGAAAGCCCTCAAGCGTCGCAAAGCTGATCGGTACGAACACGTGTTATATCTCCGAGACGATCTAAAAGAGGTGTTTGAGTCTATTTGA
- a CDS encoding outer membrane protein assembly factor BamB family protein has translation MGVASTIGVRSTRIAAAAGGDELWRFEADSIIVSSPTVVDNTVYFGTNGSDVHAVDAETGEEQWRFEADQYINATPTVVDEVLYISSNDHHIYALDRTSGDELWRFDTGHVSRSSPTVADGTVFVGNGDSGGKDTTGAGLYAVGAISGEEKWKFETNDRISSSPVVKDDIVLFGSYDGNLYALNSETGEQRWASETGGGQSSPTVADETVYIGGWQDGNVYAFDVDSGDLRWEFETDDIVSSSPTVAAGSVFVGSADNNVYAIDADSGEPEWVFQTGSTVASSPTVVGERVFIGSGDGNVYALDSTEGTEIWRFETNDEVSSSPIVVDGVVYIGSREGRDEGIIYALEAGIDGSSEGSRAHDGSLNHHETWRHAGQDINIDAFSGGDDGGTNPVAAIFRRASEDTGLVGTILAAGIASGGYLTYKWRQSSRENEEKATETTGSVANPSHAGPGNGDVGISSYSEFDFRETVREGSQYQIEAAVTRGDHQSAWVITYNSQDSETIQATNIEEFNDRIEPWTKFEDHPHLISVYGYGTEPLPWVAVEPADYPTLIETAADYSLSQRIAFVEEACEAVHHVSRYGFNYDVLAPESLLVTPEDTLKLRGVLDYITPTEKTPYEPPAKKQGQTAESAAVYRLGAIGYEILSGQPLDDAGSSVTPPSERNPKLPKKLNRTLLMALAADPDDRHETVLHLRDELDQGLR, from the coding sequence GTGGGGGTTGCATCGACGATCGGCGTCCGAAGTACTAGAATAGCCGCAGCTGCCGGGGGTGACGAATTGTGGCGGTTCGAAGCTGACTCCATAATCGTGTCTTCTCCAACCGTGGTCGATAATACCGTTTATTTTGGAACTAATGGAAGTGATGTACACGCAGTAGACGCAGAAACTGGTGAAGAGCAGTGGCGGTTTGAAGCTGACCAGTACATAAATGCAACACCAACGGTCGTCGACGAAGTCCTATATATATCCAGTAATGATCATCATATCTATGCTCTTGACAGAACCAGCGGAGATGAATTGTGGCGTTTCGATACGGGTCATGTGAGCAGGTCATCGCCAACTGTCGCAGACGGGACGGTATTTGTAGGCAACGGAGACTCCGGAGGAAAAGACACTACAGGCGCTGGTCTCTATGCAGTTGGTGCAATCTCAGGGGAGGAAAAGTGGAAATTTGAAACTAACGATCGGATATCGTCTTCACCGGTCGTCAAAGACGATATTGTGTTGTTTGGTAGCTATGATGGAAATTTGTATGCGTTGAACTCCGAGACCGGCGAACAGAGATGGGCCAGTGAAACCGGTGGGGGGCAGTCTTCGCCAACAGTAGCAGACGAGACAGTCTATATTGGTGGATGGCAGGACGGAAACGTTTATGCGTTTGACGTAGACAGTGGTGATCTACGTTGGGAGTTTGAAACCGATGATATTGTCAGTTCGTCACCAACAGTAGCTGCAGGATCCGTCTTTGTTGGGAGCGCCGATAACAACGTGTATGCAATCGATGCGGACAGCGGGGAACCGGAGTGGGTTTTTCAGACAGGTTCTACAGTAGCGTCATCACCGACTGTCGTAGGGGAACGGGTGTTTATTGGCAGTGGTGACGGAAACGTATACGCTCTTGATAGCACTGAGGGCACCGAGATATGGCGATTCGAGACTAACGATGAAGTCTCCTCGTCGCCAATTGTCGTTGACGGTGTTGTATACATTGGGAGTCGGGAAGGGCGTGACGAGGGGATAATATACGCACTTGAAGCCGGTATCGACGGTTCTAGTGAGGGGTCTCGAGCACATGATGGTTCATTAAACCATCACGAGACATGGCGGCACGCAGGCCAAGACATCAATATCGACGCATTCTCCGGAGGCGATGACGGGGGTACGAATCCTGTCGCAGCGATATTCCGGCGTGCTAGTGAAGACACCGGTCTTGTTGGCACCATACTTGCCGCCGGAATTGCCAGCGGTGGGTATCTAACGTATAAATGGCGTCAATCTTCAAGAGAGAATGAGGAAAAGGCGACAGAGACTACGGGTAGCGTGGCAAATCCGTCGCATGCTGGGCCGGGGAATGGCGACGTCGGGATATCGTCCTACAGTGAGTTTGATTTCAGAGAAACTGTTAGGGAGGGATCTCAATATCAAATTGAGGCAGCCGTAACTCGGGGGGACCACCAGTCTGCCTGGGTCATCACATATAATTCACAGGATAGCGAGACTATTCAGGCGACAAATATCGAAGAATTCAATGACCGAATCGAACCCTGGACAAAATTCGAGGACCACCCACACCTGATCTCAGTCTACGGATATGGCACGGAGCCGTTACCATGGGTCGCGGTCGAACCGGCAGACTATCCGACGCTTATTGAGACAGCTGCAGACTATTCGCTTTCACAGCGAATTGCATTTGTTGAGGAAGCGTGCGAAGCGGTTCACCATGTCTCTCGGTACGGATTCAATTACGACGTGCTTGCCCCCGAAAGTCTCCTAGTTACCCCCGAAGACACGCTGAAACTTCGAGGGGTCCTTGATTACATAACCCCGACAGAAAAAACGCCATACGAACCACCAGCGAAGAAACAAGGACAGACAGCTGAGAGTGCAGCTGTATATCGGCTCGGTGCAATAGGATACGAGATTCTTTCGGGGCAACCACTAGATGATGCTGGCTCGTCGGTAACCCCACCCTCAGAACGAAACCCAAAGTTACCGAAAAAACTCAATAGAACTCTGTTAATGGCGCTAGCAGCAGATCCTGATGATCGTCATGAAACGGTACTCCATCTACGGGACGAACTAGATCAAGGTCTACGATGA
- the tsaA gene encoding tRNA (N6-threonylcarbamoyladenosine(37)-N6)-methyltransferase TrmO: MPDEQFQYESIGVIRTPFESPDGMPIQPTGADDAAGTVKVDESYADGLQDLDGFTHCILLYHFHASGDTASLQVEPFLDDEKRGVFATRAPQRPNQIGLSVVEIESVRDHEVTVRGIDVVDQTPLLDIKPFVPDFDVPNDADTGWINASKSTIQSKQADERFL; encoded by the coding sequence ATGCCTGATGAGCAGTTCCAGTACGAGTCAATTGGTGTGATTCGGACGCCCTTCGAATCGCCAGATGGAATGCCGATCCAACCGACTGGAGCAGATGACGCAGCTGGGACTGTCAAGGTTGACGAGTCATACGCGGATGGTTTGCAAGACCTAGACGGGTTTACCCACTGTATCTTGCTGTATCACTTTCACGCATCTGGTGACACCGCTTCCTTGCAGGTTGAACCGTTTCTTGATGACGAAAAAAGAGGCGTCTTTGCCACGCGGGCACCACAGCGTCCGAATCAGATTGGACTCTCTGTTGTCGAAATTGAGTCCGTCAGAGATCACGAGGTGACTGTGAGGGGAATCGATGTCGTTGATCAGACGCCGTTGCTGGATATCAAACCGTTCGTTCCTGACTTCGATGTTCCGAATGATGCAGACACAGGCTGGATCAACGCATCGAAATCAACAATCCAATCAAAGCAGGCCGATGAACGGTTTCTTTGA